The proteins below are encoded in one region of Triticum aestivum cultivar Chinese Spring chromosome 1B, IWGSC CS RefSeq v2.1, whole genome shotgun sequence:
- the LOC123078567 gene encoding vegetative cell wall protein gp1: MNRGASPSHHLAVPADGIRPPRPCLLGSLSHSPPLSSQISASHSTRPAIRKFPNPEKPTRQKCTPTAPRRPTATRSPPPPGRPAPCRLLAIPRLVAARPPRPPPATSHPLPRRLPATPRLAVARPPRARRRPATPRLAAARPLRASPPTGSPAPPRAPPLRRAPAPLRRRALAPPCSPPRWRLPSPPHASSRGRSPAPTRESPSHRALPAAIDANCCPRTGWVQCPLPGSSAPPSPDSLSAAHGVALPSFLLIFYASRLWHPMCCSFQRRPLPCRRTSRSPQPPQSVHHFQQSPFNTSVQLPASWIQGRIHGFIQQVDCGKMFINKSAVLGGADLVAVIFWFDYISTTVQ, translated from the exons AtgaacaggggcgcgtccccgtCGCACCACCTCGCCGTCCCTGCCGAtgggataaggccgccacgcccatGCCTCCTCGGTtccctctcccactcacccccgctctcTTCCCAGATCTCCGCCTCCCACTCG ACCAGACCGGCGATCCGCAAATTCCCCAACCCAGAAAAACCAACTAGACAAAAATGCACACCCACAGCGCCCCGTCGCCCCACGGCCACCCGCTCCCCTCCGCCGCCCGGCCGCCCCGCGCCCTGCCGCCTCCTGGCCATCCCGCGCCTTGTCGCCGCCCGACCACCCCGCCCCCCGCCGGCGACCAGCCACCCTTtgccccgccgcctcccggccaccccacgcctcgccgtcgcccggccaccccgcgcccgccgccgcccggccaccccgcgcctcgctgCCGCCCGGCCACTGCGCGCCTCCCCTCCGACGGGCTCGCCGGCCCCTCCCCGCGCGCCTCCCCTCCGACGAGCACCGGCCCCTCTTCGTCGACGGGCCCTGGCCCCTCCCTGTTCGCCTCCTCGCTGGCGTTTGCCGTCCCCTCCCCACGCTTCTTCCCGCGGGCGTTCGCCGGCCCCTACCCGCGAGTCTCCTAGCCATCGGGCCCTCCCCGCTGCCATCGATGCCAACTGCTGCCCGCGAACGGGATGGGTTCAATGCCCGCTGCCGGGATCCAGCGCCCCCCCATCTCCCGATTCACTGTCTGCCGCGCATGGCGTCGCCCTTCCTTCCTTCCTCTTAATCTTCTATGCCAGCCGGCTGTGGCATCCCATGTGCTGCAGCTTCCAGCGTCGTCCTCTGCCTTGTCGGCGCACAAGCCGTTCGCCTCAGCCACCCCAGTCCGTTCACCATTTCCAGCAGAGTCCGTTCAACACTAGCGTGCAGCTACCCGCCTCCTGGATTCAG GGACGCATTCATGGCTTCATTCAACAAGTGGACTGTGGGAAGATGTTCATCAACAAGTCTGCG GTACTTGGTGGTGCAGACTTGGTAGCGGTGATATTTTGGTTCGATTACATATCAACAACAGTGCAATGA